A part of Salvelinus alpinus chromosome 5, SLU_Salpinus.1, whole genome shotgun sequence genomic DNA contains:
- the LOC139576069 gene encoding LOW QUALITY PROTEIN: zinc finger protein 280C-like (The sequence of the model RefSeq protein was modified relative to this genomic sequence to represent the inferred CDS: deleted 2 bases in 1 codon), with amino-acid sequence MSELFMECEEEELEPWQRQAPEVNLLGDGKHDDDDDDEPIFVGELSTSKGTIINTRPTNNQINVKTTPVQSGGVGRPRASRMTMTHNSPQAHITRGPVPQNIIIPGKGLNNAPRPLTAVPPQPIIINNQGYIMTTPQLSANSAFLASLGKQYPPGTSFTVVPAGQQHILQQMTPAAGQQHIMQQVTPGKPLPGVIHRPQVHMIHNNVVTLSNVQGPAALSSQPNRPNSTNLQIVSPVIQAKGNSWDYGKRGLPQDQNSTAKKAKQDIGSPHAQEILENGARFCKKCPKCKFDFYQQVVMKDHMVKCCPHLLECVFPSTPKSTYLFASKRIMLVTDFYYGRFEGDKPKSQQQKTPFTYKCQSCLKVLKNNVRFMNHMKHHLELEKQNSESWESHTTCQHCYRQYSTPFQLQCHVESAHSMVESSTNCKICELAFESEQVLLEHMKDNHKPGEMPYVCQVCNYRSSFFTDVDTHFRTVHENTKDLLCPFCLKVLKSGHVYMQHYMKHQKKGINRCGKCRLNFLTYKERVDHKTQHHKTFQKPKALEGLPPGTKVTIRASLTGPSPSSTRAAEKSSVSVIPEVSGMKVANVKAQSSISTTQGSSGGKGKATVSKKLLKQQKNNHVLQSLSIGERRHTCIECYSEIHDFYSHYPMVAICGACKYRTSCKTSFGNHMIRFHSAISKERFRKMRKIPVVLRNLTLVCLNCDFLAGAHGTDLMSKHLIDRPHHVCKVILEKGEGGAVDDSIRENKQGMSALMFPDIQNAETATVSGAFEQLHSVPRLETSNVLCITPAAERGYGPEVMHVQTQESGRGDVILLDNDDAAVNQLGEAEVLPQISTVDQIQGVTQATELETPMESSVEEDQSLQSGPMESETPMESSVEEELREEWALQSATRSPSSSVACELEGEAACLHESLSKLESVSFDDSKKVSASLETIPLNVDQEVNNIVEAKDISSSSQSPAEVRADKDIPSSPETEGIGSLGVEKSGPDVFLRRLHTIEMYFSSPFS; translated from the exons ATGTCCGAGCTTTTTATGGAATGTGAGGAAGAGGAGCTGGAGCCATGGCAGAGACAGGCACCAGAAGTTAATTTGTTGGGCGACGGTAAACATGATGACGACGACGACGATGAACCTATATTTGTTGGGGAGCTTAGTACTTCAAAGGGCACCATTATTAACACCAGACCAA CAAACAACCAAATAAATGTGAAGACCACCCCAGTTCAAAGTGGCGGAGTTGGAAGACCAAGAGCCTCTAGGATGACAATGACACACAACTCCCCCCAAGCTCATATCACTCGGGGTCCAGTTCCACAGAACATCATAATTCCTGGGAAAGGGTTGAACAATGCACCTCGACCCTTAACAGCAGTACCACCACAGCCCATCATTATCAACAACCAG GGTTACATTATGACCACACCACAGTTATCGGCCAACTCAGCTTTCCTCGCTTCCCTTGGGAAACAGTATCCCCCTGGGACATCTTTCACTGTGGTTCCAG CAGGCCAGCAGCACATTCTGCAGCAGATGACTCCAGCAGCAGGCCAGCAGCACATTATGCAGCAGGTGACTCCGGGGAAGCCTTTACCTGGGGTTATCCACAGGCCTCAAGTGCACATGATCCACAACAACGTAGTGACCTTGTCCAATGTGCAGGGCCCCGCTGCATTGTCTTCCCAGCCCAACCGCCCAAATTCTACCAACCTCCAGATTGTGTCCCCAGTTATTCAAGCCAAAGGCAACAGCTGGG ACTATGGCAAACGAGGTTTACCTCAAGACCAAAACAGCACAGCTAAAAAAGCAAAGCAGGACATCG GGTCTCCCCACGCCCAGGAGATATTAGAAAATGGAGCACGTTTTTGTAAAAAATGTCCAAAGTGTAAATTTGATTTCTACCAACAAGTTGTCATGAAAGACCACATGGTG AAATGTTGTCCTCACCTGTTGGAGTGTGTCTTCCCCTCAACCCCAAAGTCTACTTACCTTTTTGCAAGCAAGCGCATCATGCTTGTCACAGACTTCTACTATGGTAGATTTGAGGGAGACAAACCCAAATCGCAGCAGCAGAAGACCCCATTTACCTATAAGTGCCAGAGCTGTTTGAAAGTACTCAAGAACAACGTCAG GTTCATGAACCACATGAAGCACCATCTGGAGCTGGAGAAGCAGAACAGTGAGAGCTGGGAAAGCCACACTACCTGCCAACACTGCTACCGGCAGTACTCAACCCCATTCCAGCTGCAGTGCCACGTTGAGAGTGCCCACAGCATGGTCGAATCTTCAA CCAATTGCAAGATATGTGAATTAGCCTTCGAGTCTGAGCAAGTGCTCCTGGAACACATGAAGGACAATCACAAGCCTGGCGAGATGCCCTATGTCTGCCAG GTGTGCAACTACCGGTCTTCATTCTTTACCGATGTGGACACACACTTCCGTACGGTGCATGAAAACACAAAGGATCTCCTTTGTCCGTTCTGCCTTAAAGTTCTTAAAAGTGGTCATGTCTACATGCAGCACTATATGAAGCATCAG AAAAAAGGAATTAATCGTTGCGGGAAATGCAGGCTGAATTTCCTCACCTACAAGGAGAGAGTGGATCACAAGACTCAGCACCATAAGACTTTCCAAAAACCCAAAGCTCTGGAGGGCCTTCCTCCTGGAACCAAG GTGACTATCCGGGCCTCTCTGACCGGGCCATCTCCCAGTTCCACCCGTGCTGCTGAAAAATCCAGTGTCAGTGTCATACCAGAGGTCTCAGGCATGAAGGTAGCCAATGTAAAAGCTCAGAGCAGTATATCTACCACACAGGGCAGCAGTGGGGGGAAAGGCAAGGCCACAGTGAGCAAGAAGCTCCTCAAGCAGCAGAAGAACAACCATGTGTTGCAGAGTCTCAG TATTGGCGAAAGAAGACACACCTGCATTGAGTGCTACTCGGAGATTCATGACTTCTATAGTCACTATCCCATGGTTGCAATTTGTGGTGCATGCAAGTATCGGACAAGTTGCAAAACTTCATTTGGAAACCATATGATAAG GTTCCATAGTGCCATCTCAAAAGAGAGATTCCGGAAAATGAGGAAAATCCCAGTTGTCCTAAG GAATTTAACCCTTGTCTGTCTGAACTGTGACTTCCTGGCGGGTGCGCATGGAACTGACCTCATGAGCAAGCATTTGATTGACAGACCACACCACGTCTGTAAGGTCATACTAGAGAAAG GAGAAGGTGGTGCTGTAGATGACAGCATTAGAGA AAATAAGCAAGGGATGTCTGCTCTGATGTTCCCTGATATCCAG AATGCTGAAACTGCCACAGTGAGTGGCGCTTTTGAACAATTGCACAG CGTTCCCAGATTGGAGACCTCCAATGTCTTGTGTATCACCCCAGCTGCTGAAAGAGGGTATGGGCCAGAGGTAATGCATGTTCAGACCCAAGAGTCAGGAAGAGGTGATGTTATTCTACTAGACAACGATGATGCAGCAGTTAACCAGCTAGGAGAGGCAGAAGTGCTTCCACAGATCTCTACAGTAGATCAGATCCAGGGAGTCACACAGGCTACAGAGCTAGAAACACCCATGGAAAGTTCAGTCGAGGAAGACCAGTCTTTGCAGTCAGGGCCCATGGAAAGTGAAACACCCATGGAAAGCTCAGTTGAGGAGGAGCTGAGGGAGGAGTGGGCTTTGCAGTCAGCGACCAGGTCCCCCTCTAGTTCTGTGGCCTGTGAGTTAGAGGGGGAGGCGGCGTGTTTGCATGAGTCATTAAGCAAACTGGAATCTGTGAGCTTTGACGACAGTAAGAAGGTCAGCGCTTCCCTGGAGACCATCCCCTTAAATGTAGACCAAGAGGTGAACAATATCGTGGAAGCAAAGGACATCTCCTCATCCTCTCAAAGTCCAGCTGAAGTCAGGGCAGACAAAGACATTCCCTCCAGTCCTGAA ACTGAAGGAATCGGCAGCCTCGGAGTAGAGAAAAGTGGACCGGATGTATTTTTAAGAAGACTGCATACTATTGAAATGTATTTCTCTTCCCCATTTTCTTAG
- the mns1 gene encoding meiosis-specific nuclear structural protein 1, with protein MKKIITFLPGKIYKSTRGLQQLHAMMASMSQRRNMTHSQQQRVISEFRRQEEQREDQTKRITKDRQMQANVMSEERLEKKRYLRKVQDELHESQIEDALIKAEEERIYKEKQLQQEERMAQELARISYEKLRDVKMRQYIKENSVELRELEGQLKSAYLNRERAAQIAEKESMRYETVRQEADIARKMKSEHERASMEQEKQDHKRYEEVVQYQQELEQQLEEKEHKRQEAYEEFLKEKLMVDEIVRKIYEEDQMERQLRLEKITATQRYIEEFKSQQTEWRLMEREKMEAENRRILEFASYQQHKEKSRMEKVREREQAKEHLHQMLTEKIEMERQQRDEMERVREELCLEEQAEAARQKQIEDMEKRIRQRLELQQTCQEQIAFKEMRRQAEKVEEEAFRQMMMAKFAEDDRIEQMNAQKRRMKQLEHKRAVEKLLEDRRQQYLADKEREAEERAMEQERETLRRQIIEEERQSLLKLHATKLLGYLPKGIFREDDLEHFDEDFRSNFQKRQADIFDEEGWGDDE; from the exons ATGAAGAAGATTATTACATTTCTGCCTGGTAAAATATACAAATCAACGAGAGGCTTGCAACAGCTCCACGCAATGATG GCTTCAATGAGCCAGCGGCGCAACATGACGCACAGTCAACAGCAGAGGGTGATTTCGGAATTTCGACGGCAGGAAGAGCAACGAGAAGACCAGACAAAACGCATCACTAAGGACAGACAAATGCAAGCCAATGTAATGAGTGAGGAGAGACTTGAAAAGAAGCGATACCTACGCAAGGTGCAAGACGAGCTGCACGAAAGCCAAATTGAGGATGCTCTCATCAAG gcagaggaggagagaatatACAAGGAAAAGCAACTGCAACAAGAGGAGAGAATGGCACAAGAACTGGCCCGCATCAGCTATGAAAAGCTTAGAGATGTAAAAATGAGGCAATATATAAAAGAGAACAG TGTTGAACTCCGTGAGTTGGAGGGGCAGCTCAAGTCTGCATACCTAAACCGGGAGAGGGCTGCACAGATTGCTGAAAAGGAGTCTATGAGATATGAGACAGTG CGCCAGGAGGCTGATATTGCTCGTAAGATGAAGAGCGAGCATGAGCGGGCCTCTATGGAGCAGGAGAAGCAAGACCATAAGCGCTACGAGGAGGTGGTGCAGTACCAGCAGGAGCTGGAACAGCAGCTGGAGGAGAAAGAGCACAAGAGACAGGAGGCTTATGAGGAGTTCCTCAAGGAGAAACTCATGGTTGACGAAATCGTCAGGAAGATCTATGAGGAGGATCAAAT GGAGAGGCAGTTAAGACTGGAAAAGATAACAGCCACTCAAAGGTACATAGAGGAGTTCAAGAGCCAGCAGACTGAGTGGAGACTGATGGAGCGGGAGAAGATGGAGGCTGAGAACAGACGCATCCTGGAATTTGCCAGTTACCAGCAGCATAAGGAGAAGAGCAGAATGGAGAAAGTCAGAGAACGAGAGCAGGCAAAAGAACATCTTCACCAGATG CTCACTGAGAAGATTGAAATGGAGAGGCAGCAGCGTGACGAGATGGAGCGTGTTCGTGAAGAGCTTTGTCTGGAGGAGCAAGCCGAAGCTGCAAGGCAGAAACAaatc GAAGATATGGAGAAGAGAATCAGACAGAGGCTGGAGTTGCAGCAGACCTGCCAAGAGCAAATAGCCTTCAAGGAAATGCGGAGGCAGGCTgagaaggtggaggaggaggcctTCAGGCAGATGATGATGGCCAAGTTTGCTGAGGACGACCGCATAGAGCAGATGAATGCCCAGAAACGTCGCATGAAGCAGCTTGAGCACAAGAGGGCTGTGGAGAAACTGCTGGAGGACAGGAGACAGCAGTACCTGGCTGACAAG GAACGTGAGGCTGAAGAAAGAGCAATggaacaggagagggagacatTGCGTCGACAGATCATTGAGGAGGAAAGGCAAAGCCTTCTCAAACTCCATGCCACAAAACTTCTGGGCTATCTACCTAAG GGCATATTCCGGGAAGATGACCTTGAACACTTTGATGAGGACTTCagaagcaatttccaaaagcgCCAGGCCGACATCTTTGATGAAGAGGGCTGGGGAGATGATGAATAA